The sequence tcaaacttatcagagctgattgatggccctcaatCTTAGGATAGGATTTAATCAAAGGAAAGAGGTGAGATTGGAATGTTCAGAGTGATGAATCATGAGCACCTTTATTGTCAAGATAGCACATTCcccagcatggggaggcaggagccaatcacgCCCATCCGCTTGGTTTGCATTCTTTCTATGCACAACTCATTCTCCCGGGTAGGATATGGCAACGCTTTGCTCAGCAGACTGGTTCATTAATGCAATTTAAGGCACATCAAATTAAAGGAGCTTATGAGCTGTTATAAAAAGGTGGATgccaggctgactgctcacaAGCAGAGCTTGGAGTGGTCAGCAATTGTTGACACACACAGGGCAGAAGGGCAGTGAACAGAGCTGGACTTGCTTTCTTTCCAAGATTACACGATGATCTGCTTCCGTCCTACCACTTAGCATCCTAAAGCCTGTATTTCCATAATAGCTGTCACCAGGATAACTGGACATTCTCACTGAACGCTTCTGTTCAGTGTCCAAGAACTGATTCACAATGTAGTACAATTCATGGATCATACTATGGAAAAGTTTGCATAAACCACAGTTTAGAGACAAACTATAGTATGAGCTTACAAAATACAGGCCAGCTGTGGTCAGCAGCTGTTTTTCTCCTGTGCCCAGCGCTCCTGTGCAATGGCCTCTAGTGGCATGGGGTGGCTTTAACAATTATTTGTCAAGTCAGATATTCATGCCAAACGATATGCTACACCATGGTGTCAGAGCACTGCTGGAGGTAGTTGAGGCACTGACAAAGAGATGACAGAGGGTTCCATGCTTGTGAGGCTTTCCTGCTCCCTCCACAGGCCTTGACCAGGAGTAGACTGGGAGGCAAAAAtagtcctggaaagggccctgcctcttggcCCACTTCCAGCCTACCTACTCAAcagaggtggggtggggatgaAGAGCAGGCTTCCCGTGGCTGCAGGCCTGGAtggccagctggctggcttgctttCTGAGGCTGCTGATCTCAGAAATCAAGTTGGCCACTTGGGGTTTGGGCTTGCTGGAGTTTCTCCTGTGTGGGTTGGCCTAGCCAGCCAGCTGCAACAGTTGCCTGGCGTAACCTTCAGAGCAGTAGGGGCAGCATGGCCCCTGGCTGCCTCGTGCTCAGGTCCCGAGCATGGTTACTGGAGCAGCTGCTCTGGATGCCCTGTGCCCAAAACAGCCCCTGGTTTTTGCTTTGAATTTTGATTAGCTACTTTCCAAATGGACATTCCGACTTGAGCGATGTCTGGCTGCCCACTGTAGGAAATGGGATGCTGGCTATGAGGGCCCATTGGTCAGCTGTAGCTGTGGGTGTTCTTAGGTGAAACTAGCAGGCACCAGCATATTTTCTGTGGTGACTGTGCATGTTTGGCATCCTGTTCTACAGTAGCGATCACCTTCGGAATCTTTTTCTTTGAGGCCTTCTCAGAAGAACAAACTGCACAAAAGGCACATCTTTGTTCAATTACTTTAATTATCAATTCCATTGACAGCATATATGCACAGAGGACAGGTGTTCATGCTCAAGACTGTGCCCCTGCTACTCCTCTTTCTACCACACCAGCCATCAACGGTAAAAGAGCAGAACAGCAGATTCAGTTATCTCTTTGGAAGCGCTCCAGGCACGATGTGTCCCATATCCATCCCAGTCAAAGCTGGTGAAGTCCCCACACTGCCGAGGAGCTCCTTTTAGGAAAAATCCTCCTCCGCCAATACAGTGCTAAgaaaaagaagggagaataaAACAAATGGCACAAACTGGGAGGAACTGCCAACCCTGTGGAGATGGGATTAGAACTGGGCCATGAAGAACAAATCTAAGTTCATCAAATATTAATCTCAATTGAAAATACCTACAAAACAGGGACTAGACCTTATATGGGGCAGATGCAGGAAGGCAGCAAAATGTTATTTTGATCAAAAAGAGCAGTAAGTTGTTTTCACATACATTCATAAAGACACAGAATGCTAGACAGACGTGTCCCTTGAGCAGCATTGGTTTCTCCTCAGCTTTTTTTGGTGACTACCTTTCCATACGGAGCTCAACAAATACAATTTGCAGAGCTActttcagataggtaattgtgtAGGTTTGTGGAAGAACAGCATGTagctgatgaaggaagctttataccctggaaaccttggTCTTTAACATGCTACAGGACTTGAATCTTATTGTATGCTATGTGTtggaattatatatttatatatttagtttagtaagttaacagagtaacatagcagtcgttagtcagaagcgtttaaacccttacaaatgtgcattaattaatcctcagacaaaatccatagaaagatagaacttacagtttattgtagcagattgcTTGCATagcttctggtaataagaagggaaagatcctaatctaaagagttacattccctagtcTAATGCCACAGCCTGAAACTACgcagcgaggctggaagtgggtctgtggacaaaaacaagggctccataaggagcatggtggctttacatcttttctctttggaagaccatgagggaaggtgtgaaatttcccaagaggcacagaggcaagagaggaggagtcagtaggcattcccaacttagacaagagagtggcagattgccagacttatacattacattcaaagagacatgcagcaccccccagtgtccaaaggcaggctgagttgcctattccaacactATGGAGCATGGGTGTTGTTGACAAGAGGTTGGAAGCTAAGAGCCTGTCACCAGGATACTCACATGTTCTGTGTTGCATCCTCTGACTCTAACCCCAGCACAGAGAGCCATGGCTGCTTTCTCATAATTGAACACTCGGAACTGAatgaagccaggttcaaattcctctgAGAAACCACAAAGAAGAAATCATAAAGAGTAGGAAAGGCAAGAAGGATGAAGGGATGGGAATGAAATTGTCTGCTGAACACTGATTAAAATACCAGATGATGGGAAATCCTTGCCTATCAACTTCAAACTCCACATTTCCACAGAGAATGTCTGCTATCTTCCTAAGGTGGGTACCACATTTTAAAGAAGTGAATGAAAAGCATAACCAATAGAAACACCTATGGCCCGCTATAACTTTTCTATTAAAATTGGAATAGATAAGCGCCAATGGATTGTTATAGCACTGTATTAATTACCGATTTGTTTAAAAAAGTCCTCAAAACACAGTCCTGTGGTGTAGGtgggggccctgacctggatagcccaggcaagcttgatctcattagatcttggaagctaagcagggttgtccttgTTTAGTAAtggtatgggagacctccaaataaGACCAGAGTTGCTCAACCAACATGTGGATGGGACTGTTGGAGGGCAGGAAAATGTGCTTCATTTCTTCAGTGGTCTTGGGCTGGGCTCCTGCCCATAAGATTGGAACAAAGTGGGTTTGGGAAAGAATGCATTGAGGGCAGGGATAACTCAGAAAGAAGACAATTAAAACATGAGGTTGTGTAGAAGACAATCACATCACAGGGTTGTGCAGAAGATCCATAAAAAGGGCTCCAGTTGAGAAGCCAGGTGAAAACAAACCTCCTTGTTGGACACATTCTAAGCTGTTTCTTGTTAACAAAGGGTTGTGTAAAATGATGATATCAATGTAAGCAAAGGTATCAGATCCTTCAGTAAAAATATAGATGAGGAAGGACGAGGCACTTAGACCTCCTCCTTGGTCCTTCTGGCGGGCCCTTTGAATCCTCTTTTCAATACCCAGTTTCTTTTCTCTCGTTTTTTAGTCCAGAGGTCTTGTCATCTACTTGTGAGCCTCACTATGAATAAGTAGGTATAGATGAGGAGGAGAATCAAAACATTCGAGTTGGGTCCTGCTTGTTTTGTCACAACACAGTTTTGGCGGATTGAGTATAGAATCTGAgcaaatgaaaaagacttactcTGCCCAAATGGAGAGTAGTACTCAGCCGTCTTCTGGGCATCGCCCGCATCGTAGACAACAGGCACCACTGGGCCATTGTCAGCTAGGCATTTGCCAATTCCATATTTCACTGGGTATTTCTGAAAGGAGAAGCAAACTGATTACCGCCTTCCATTTATGGGCCAACTTCCTTTGTTAGGAGGGCACGATAATATATTGTGATATCTCTGCTaccatttatttacaaaatattcAAGTTGAGCAAATACTTATTTGAGTGTAAGTCCCTGTGATTCACAATAGGGGACTAAGATCCATAAGCCCCAGGAGTGCTTGCCTTAATTCCCGTCTTCCAGAATTCCAAATGCTGAATAATCAGACGGAAATTCTGAGTCAAGCAACACAAGAGAATCTACCAGTCTAAATAGCAAATGTAAAGGGACTGCCCCCATGGTATACAATAATTCACACTTATATACaataagtaaaattttaaaattatttttaaatattgtaaagtgctaagtgctaaatacaataaataacagtatcAAAAGGtcatctataaataaataaagtcaatcACTATGAAGAATGACAGCCAAGACATTCGATAGCAATAAATATAATCCTGCTTACAATATatatttcttaaagatacagtgtTCCCCATACAATGTAACAAAATCCTTCAACTGCAGAGAATGTTATAAAAAGGGATCGAGGTAAGTGACTAATTCGAGGTAAGTGACTAATTCATATAAAGAGTCTTATTCATCTTTGTAATTCTTGTTTTCATAGGTCACCCTCGGGTCCAGAAGAAGCTGGAAGAATCAAAGATGGTCCTGACAGGCTGGTGGGTGGCCCGTTTCACAGAGCCCACGGGCACTATCCGTCAAAATCTTTTGGGATGCCCACGCTAGTTCCTATCTGATTGAGTACTGCCGCTGAAGGATCCCGTGAGGAAGGATAATAACTAGTATGGACATCATCTCCCAAAATATTTGATGGATAGTGCCCATGGGCTGACTTATTTATTGATATATGACCTTTTgatactgttatttattgtattcagcaCTTTGCAGTTCTGAACTTTactatatttaaaaataatttaaaaacatttactgaTTGTATATAACAGTGTGACTTATTGTATACCACGGGGGCAATCCATTTACTCTTGCTAGAAATTCTGAGTCACCAAGCAACCATCATTACCTGGTAAAGCCGGAGAAGGTTACCTCCTTCTGCAGCGAAGAACCCAATTTCGGTGCGGTACCTCAGGAGGGAGGCATCCCGCCATTCTTTCATTGGAGTTTTGTTGGGAACGTGCCATATAGCCAGATCTCTTGCTGTCAGGTCATAATAGCCAGGATTCTGGAaagcaaggaaggagagagggatttttcttttaaaaaactgaaggaaTTGAAGACCAAACAATAAGCAGATATTCATTAAAGGAAAATGTATCACTAGATATAAATTCAGAAAATAATGTTTAAGCAAAGGGGAAGGGCCATTGTTGATCACGATACTTGAGAGCAGGAGAAGGAAGAGTGAATTTTTGGAGTTGACTTATGCTGTCAGACCATTAATCTGTCCAGCCTGATACTGCATATTCTGGCACTTCTGGAGGAACACTTCATAGTTTCTCATAGGGGTTTTCTCCAGTCCTCTTACCTGTGATTATTTAACTGGATAGGCTGGCGGTTGAATCTGCAACATTATTCATGGAATTTGTGCGTTTGTTTGCTAGTAGTAGAgactgctctcaagtcatagctgacttatggcaccctCTGTTGGGGTCTTCATaacaagagaccaacagaggtggtttgccattgctagcccttgaatatatgaagctgcttttAGTTTAGTTAGTCTGGTCTGTTCAGATTGCTTTCAGTTTCTTAAGATCATAGAATACAATTGTGAATATGATCTCAGAATAGGATCCCAGTGCTGCTGGGATCCTTTTAAACTGAGAtggcagagattgaacctgggatattctgcatgcaaagcaagtgtcCTCCCAAATAACATGTGAAGTGGCCTTCTCTTGAGTGAGACCATTGGTCCCTCCAGCCCAACAGTATCACTTGGAAGTGACTCTCCAGGGTTTTATGCAATGAAAATTTTCTACTTGAGATCTTTTAACTAGCGATGCTGAGAAATGAAGTTCTACAGGAATACCTAAACTACTTAAAGTGGTGTTGGGATTTCCTTGTAACCAGTTCAAGAAAATTAATATCTTACAGCCTAAACAACAAAAACGCTCGGGCAGATTTATTGTGGGATATGGTTATATGAACCAAAACCACTTCAAGGTTCTTCCTTGGAAACTTTTAACGGCAGGCTGGGACAAAGTTGATTTATTATGCTTTACATGTATAGAGATAAAGTTGACCTTGCTGATATATTGTATCTACGGTTCCCGCTACTCTAATCCTCACATCTTCTAGGAAGAATTCCTCACCTTGTAATCATCACTGGTTGAGGCCATGGCTGACCCAAAGGTGGAGTTATTGGACCAGTTTCCATCTCCTTCTGGATAGTTGAGGTTGTTCCCTTGTTGGCTGGACCAACGATCCCCTACAGTGCACTTGCCATACATGTTGTTCTCATGGACACTGGCCACAAGAGTCCAACCTCCTCCATTGGTGGTCATGTCGCAGAAGGTTTGGTAGATCTCACCATCTTCTGTCTCCAGGAAATACAGCCCATCTGCACAGGCCCAGAAGGTGGTGTTGTGTAAGAGAAAGAATTTTGTTATTCAGTGCTTTTGTTATtgattaatgttattattttggAGACCTAAAATTGGATTTTAATGGTAGCTAGCTAAGTAGGTAAATTTgatgtatatggccattggcctttacaaaGCAAAACATATATACAAATTAGAGCCATACAATTTGAAAGGATTTCTAAAATACCAGACAGGATTTTAATGTAGGTTGCAACACATTTTCTGTCTGATGGGCAGAGACTTCATTTCTCACCTGTGGCCCTTGGTTTGGACTCCTTAATTTGTTTGCAGCTTTGAGGCAGATTCTTCTGTGGCAAGTTTGGAAGGCTGCAAGTCCTTTCCCATTTCTCTAGAAGTCTGAGGATATCCCTCTTCAGTAAATAGATGCAGTTGTCACTGCCTATATACATAACCAAAGTTAAATTTAGTGGGGAGAGACTCTGGAATAATAACTCTTTAGGATAACTGGAACAGCAAAGTTTTCACTCTGATCCCATCGCCAAAATGAAGGCACTGGTACCTCCAGTGCCCCTCTCCTCGTGAACAGAAATATAAAACTTTCACCCCTCCTGGCCCCCCTTTACTCCTAAGGCCTGTGCAGACAGAGGGACAGCGAGGCTCTTTATGAAGTCAAACCAGACAACCTTACTGTGGATTAAAGGCAGTAAAACATCTCAAAATATAAAAGCTAGGTCTTGGTGAGAAACTGTCACACAACCCTTAATCGGGGTGACTCCATGAGATCTCTCATCCAGTCGAAAATGAATGACCAGAGCTTGCAGAATAAtaaccaggatttttttttctgggcaaagaggtggtggaactcagtgggttgccctaggagaaaatggtcacatgcctggtggtcccgccccctgatttccagacagaggggagttgagattgccctccatgctgctcggcggcgcagagggcaatctaaactcccctctgtctggagatcagagggcggggccaccagccacatgaccattttcaagaggttccggaactccgttccactgcattccagctgaaaaaaagctctgggccgtttccacatggcttactgctgctcgtaacaacctggaagattgtgcaaaaaacatggaagatcgcgttttcttgtgcaagATTTGCGCAATGTCATGTGATGccgcgcaaatctcacgcgagaaaacgtgatcttccgtgttttttgcgcgatcttccgggttgttacaagCTGCGGTAatccgtgtggaaacggccctgataaAAACCAAATATTTCATTCCCACCCGGTGTGTCCCTCACTATATAGAACTGCCTGGTCACCTCATAAACTCCTTAATCAACAGGGTAGATCAACAAATCAGTCGGTTTCAGCATGCAGAGCTCACCATCTCCCATCTCCAGGAAATACAGCCCATCTGCACAGGCCCAGAAGGTGGTGTTGTGTAAGAGAAAGAATTTTGTTATTCAGCActgttgttattaatgttattgtttTTGAGACTTGTCTGATGGGCAGAGACGTTATTTCTTACCTTTGCCTCCTTGTTGGGTCTCCTTGATTTGAGGCAGATTCTTCTGTGGTGAGTTTGAAAGGCAGGAAGTATCTTCCCATTTCTCTAGAAGTCTGAGGATATCCTGCTTCAGTGAAGTGAAGCAGTTGTCACTGCCTATATACACAACAAAAGTTAAATTTAGCAGGGAAGTAATCTTGACAACAATCACCCATCACCAAAATGAAGGCATGTTAAGCAGGCATTGTGGCCCAGAAATACAGAGCTGTCACCCCTCCTGGCCCCCCTGCACTCCCAAGGCCTGTGCAGACAGAGGGACAGCGAAACTCTTTATTAAATCAAACCAGAGAACTTTATTGTGGATTAAAGGCAGTAACACTCCATTTCATAATGAGACAGCTGTGT is a genomic window of Eublepharis macularius isolate TG4126 chromosome 1, MPM_Emac_v1.0, whole genome shotgun sequence containing:
- the LOC129325324 gene encoding intelectin-1-like, translated to MLKLAGSDSCFTSLKQDILNLLDKWGGSSCLPNSPQKTLPQSCKQIKESQQEASDGLYFLETEDGEIYQTFCDMTTNGGGWTLVASVHENNMYGKCTVGDRWSSQQGNNLNYPEGDGNWSNNSTFGSAMASTSDDYKNPGYYDLTARDLAIWHVPNKTPMKEWRDASLLRYRTEIGFFAAEGGNLLRLYQKYPVKYGIGKCLADNGPVVPVVYDAGDAQKTAEYYSPFGQKEFEPGFIQFRVFNYEKAAMALCAGVRVRGCNTEHHCIGGGGFFLKGAPRQCGDFTSFDWDGYGTHRAWSASKEITESAVLLFYR